One region of Cheilinus undulatus linkage group 4, ASM1832078v1, whole genome shotgun sequence genomic DNA includes:
- the LOC121508136 gene encoding zinc finger protein 271-like isoform X2: MGSENPEDFGPAVIIAEDDQQEIGGLINSDGEEVDFSDLRDRAIPGVLPAEAPAKAFVQSEIEKPPSLHSCTVCGKDFPYASKLQRHLRTHSGERPFPCSMCEKRFPEKGLLMIHERVHTGEKPFPCTFCEKRFASQGELRLHRRTHTGERPYHCSICLKSFSRHWHLKTHLEAMHCEIVAGFVRKKFPCSDCEKSCNSAAELRDHQRTHTGERPYQCSFCDKRFALSGTLVRHERLHTGITPYHCSDCGKTFAQQWTLTTHMRTHTGEKPYSCTQCDKSFVAPGELRRHTRIHTGEKPYTCADCGRHFSLAGTLRNHKRSCTQNKIGADTGAVIDQVQAEAGESSNQDHVNQTSSEVSDSQSLPYVVEPHPSDSLDCDTAAQCDNDLNEPEDQSEDATSSPHMNVIVKEEEEEEPLCGDPPDPVPVSKECITQQKNEEQQLQSNTDIRITVKEEEEEPINMSKKVPDRIPDSKKEIPPAHPALPVQEKLKSKVKKTSYLCGLCGRDCHKMSALQIHMRIHSGEKPYRCTTCGKQFTQKGQLKGHQKVHTGEKPFSCPDCGKSFAHSGAMNRHRLTHTGERPYHCSVCDRSFNQSGRLREHEKIHFGEKFDCPECEKSFTRASSLKNHFRLHTGERPYGCDICGRGFSRSQSLRLHKRKHELIHTVESALSVRNDDLSQSDDNSPINMCINDKNDL; the protein is encoded by the exons ATGGGCTCTGAAAATCCTGAGGACTTTGGCCCAGCTGTGATCATTGCTGAGGATGATCAGCAAGAAATTGGAGGCCTGATCAACTCTGATGGAGAGGAAGTGGATTTCTCAGATCTTA GAGATAGAGCTATCCCAGGTGTGCTACCTGCAGAGGCTCCCGCAAAGGCATTCGTCCAAAGTGAGATTGAAAAGCCCCCCTCTCTTCACAGCTGCACAGTGTGTGGAAAAGACTTCCCTTACGCCTCTAAACTACAGCGCCACCTACGCACTCACTCAGGAGAGAGACCTTTTCCGTGCTCCATGTGTGAGAAGAGATTTCCTGAGAAAGGGCTGCTCATGATACACGAAAGGGTCCACACTGGAGAGAAGCCTTTCCCATGTACTTTCTGTGAGAAAAGGTTTGCCAGTCAGGGGGAACTAAGGCTGCACCGGCGGACGCACACAGGCGAGCGTCCGTATCACTGCTCCATCTGTCTGAAGAGCTTCTCTCGACACTGGCATCTGAAAACTCACTTGGAGGCGATGCACTGTGAGATTGTAGCGGGGTTTGTGAGGAAGAAGTTTCCATGTTCGGATTGTGAGAAGAGCTGCAACTCAGCCGCAGAGCTGAGAGATCATCAGAGGACTCACACTGGAGAGAGGCCATATCAGTGCTCTTTCTGTGACAAAAGGTTTGCGTTGTCAGGAACACTTGTGAGACATGAACGCCTCCACACCGGCATCACGCCGTATCACTGCTCCGACTGTGGGAAAACTTTTGCTCAGCAGTGGACCCTGACAACACACATGCGGACTCACACAGGAGAAAAACCATACAGCTGCACACAATGTGATAAGTCTTTTGTGGCTCCAGGAGAGCTTCGAAGGCACACCaggattcacacaggagagaagccGTACACCTGTGCAGACTGTGGGAGGCACTTCTCTCTAGCTGGAACTCTTAGAAACCACAAAAGATCGTGTACACAGAACAAGATTGGAGCCGATACAGGGGCTGTTATTGACCAAGTTCAAGCTGAGGCCGGGGAATCATCCAACCAGGACCATGTCAATCAGACCAGCTCTGAG gtGTCTGATAGTCAGAGTTTACCCTATGTGGTTGAGCCTCATCCCTCAGACAGTCTTGACTGTGACACAGCAGCTCAGTGTGACAATGATCTTAACGAACCAGAAGACCAATCAGAGGATGCCACCTCCAGTCCACATATGAATGTAATagtgaaagaggaggaagaagaggagccTTTGTGCG GAGACCCTCCTGACCCAGTGCCTGTTAGTAAAGAGTGCATCACACAGCAGAAAAATGAAGAGCAGCAGCTACAAAGCAACACAGACATCAGGATTAcagtgaaggaggaggaagaggaaccTATAAACA TGTCTAAGAAGGTTCCTGATCGCATCCCTGACAGTAAAAAAGAAATTCCTCCTGCTCACCCAGCCTTACCGGTGCAGGAAAAGCTAAAGAGCAAAGTGAAGAAGACCTCATACCTCTGTGGGCTCTGTGGAAGAGACTGTCACAAAATGTCTGCTCTTCAGATCCACATGAGAATTCACTCAGGAGAGAAACCTTACAGATGCACTACTTGTGGGAAACAGTTCACCCAGAAAGGTCAGCTAAAAGGTCATCAAAAAGTCCACACGGGAGAGAAACCGTTCTCCTGCCCTGATTGCGGGAAAAGCTTTGCCCATTCAGGGGCTATGAACCGACATCGGCTCACTCACACGGGAGAGAGGCCGTACCACTGTTCCGTGTGTGACAGGAGTTTCAACCAGTCAGGACGTTTGAGGGAACATGAGAAAATCCATTTTGGGGAAAAGTTTGACTGTCCTGAGTGTGAAAAGAGCTTCACTCGAGCTTCAAGCCTCAAAAACCACTTCAGGCTTCACACGGGAGAGAGACCGTATGGCTGTGACATCTGTGGGAGAGGATTCAGCCGCTCGCAAAGCCTGCGGCTCCACAAACGGAAACACGAGCTGATTCACACTGTGGAATCTGCACTCAGTGTGAGGAATGATGACTTATCACAGAGCGATGATAACTCTCCTATTAATATGtgtataaatgacaaaaatgacctataa
- the LOC121508136 gene encoding zinc finger protein 835-like isoform X1 — MGSENPEDFGPAVIIAEDDQQEIGGLINSDGEEVDFSDLRDRAIPGVLPAEAPAKAFVQSEIEKPPSLHSCTVCGKDFPYASKLQRHLRTHSGERPFPCSMCEKRFPEKGLLMIHERVHTGEKPFPCTFCEKRFASQGELRLHRRTHTGERPYHCSICLKSFSRHWHLKTHLEAMHCEIVAGFVRKKFPCSDCEKSCNSAAELRDHQRTHTGERPYQCSFCDKRFALSGTLVRHERLHTGITPYHCSDCGKTFAQQWTLTTHMRTHTGEKPYSCTQCDKSFVAPGELRRHTRIHTGEKPYTCADCGRHFSLAGTLRNHKRSCTQNKIGADTGAVIDQVQAEAGESSNQDHVNQTSSEVSDSQSLPYVVEPHPSDSLDCDTAAQCDNDLNEPEDQSEDATSSPHMNVIVKEEEEEEPLCAGDPPDPVPVSKECITQQKNEEQQLQSNTDIRITVKEEEEEPINMSKKVPDRIPDSKKEIPPAHPALPVQEKLKSKVKKTSYLCGLCGRDCHKMSALQIHMRIHSGEKPYRCTTCGKQFTQKGQLKGHQKVHTGEKPFSCPDCGKSFAHSGAMNRHRLTHTGERPYHCSVCDRSFNQSGRLREHEKIHFGEKFDCPECEKSFTRASSLKNHFRLHTGERPYGCDICGRGFSRSQSLRLHKRKHELIHTVESALSVRNDDLSQSDDNSPINMCINDKNDL; from the exons ATGGGCTCTGAAAATCCTGAGGACTTTGGCCCAGCTGTGATCATTGCTGAGGATGATCAGCAAGAAATTGGAGGCCTGATCAACTCTGATGGAGAGGAAGTGGATTTCTCAGATCTTA GAGATAGAGCTATCCCAGGTGTGCTACCTGCAGAGGCTCCCGCAAAGGCATTCGTCCAAAGTGAGATTGAAAAGCCCCCCTCTCTTCACAGCTGCACAGTGTGTGGAAAAGACTTCCCTTACGCCTCTAAACTACAGCGCCACCTACGCACTCACTCAGGAGAGAGACCTTTTCCGTGCTCCATGTGTGAGAAGAGATTTCCTGAGAAAGGGCTGCTCATGATACACGAAAGGGTCCACACTGGAGAGAAGCCTTTCCCATGTACTTTCTGTGAGAAAAGGTTTGCCAGTCAGGGGGAACTAAGGCTGCACCGGCGGACGCACACAGGCGAGCGTCCGTATCACTGCTCCATCTGTCTGAAGAGCTTCTCTCGACACTGGCATCTGAAAACTCACTTGGAGGCGATGCACTGTGAGATTGTAGCGGGGTTTGTGAGGAAGAAGTTTCCATGTTCGGATTGTGAGAAGAGCTGCAACTCAGCCGCAGAGCTGAGAGATCATCAGAGGACTCACACTGGAGAGAGGCCATATCAGTGCTCTTTCTGTGACAAAAGGTTTGCGTTGTCAGGAACACTTGTGAGACATGAACGCCTCCACACCGGCATCACGCCGTATCACTGCTCCGACTGTGGGAAAACTTTTGCTCAGCAGTGGACCCTGACAACACACATGCGGACTCACACAGGAGAAAAACCATACAGCTGCACACAATGTGATAAGTCTTTTGTGGCTCCAGGAGAGCTTCGAAGGCACACCaggattcacacaggagagaagccGTACACCTGTGCAGACTGTGGGAGGCACTTCTCTCTAGCTGGAACTCTTAGAAACCACAAAAGATCGTGTACACAGAACAAGATTGGAGCCGATACAGGGGCTGTTATTGACCAAGTTCAAGCTGAGGCCGGGGAATCATCCAACCAGGACCATGTCAATCAGACCAGCTCTGAG gtGTCTGATAGTCAGAGTTTACCCTATGTGGTTGAGCCTCATCCCTCAGACAGTCTTGACTGTGACACAGCAGCTCAGTGTGACAATGATCTTAACGAACCAGAAGACCAATCAGAGGATGCCACCTCCAGTCCACATATGAATGTAATagtgaaagaggaggaagaagaggagccTTTGTGCG CAGGAGACCCTCCTGACCCAGTGCCTGTTAGTAAAGAGTGCATCACACAGCAGAAAAATGAAGAGCAGCAGCTACAAAGCAACACAGACATCAGGATTAcagtgaaggaggaggaagaggaaccTATAAACA TGTCTAAGAAGGTTCCTGATCGCATCCCTGACAGTAAAAAAGAAATTCCTCCTGCTCACCCAGCCTTACCGGTGCAGGAAAAGCTAAAGAGCAAAGTGAAGAAGACCTCATACCTCTGTGGGCTCTGTGGAAGAGACTGTCACAAAATGTCTGCTCTTCAGATCCACATGAGAATTCACTCAGGAGAGAAACCTTACAGATGCACTACTTGTGGGAAACAGTTCACCCAGAAAGGTCAGCTAAAAGGTCATCAAAAAGTCCACACGGGAGAGAAACCGTTCTCCTGCCCTGATTGCGGGAAAAGCTTTGCCCATTCAGGGGCTATGAACCGACATCGGCTCACTCACACGGGAGAGAGGCCGTACCACTGTTCCGTGTGTGACAGGAGTTTCAACCAGTCAGGACGTTTGAGGGAACATGAGAAAATCCATTTTGGGGAAAAGTTTGACTGTCCTGAGTGTGAAAAGAGCTTCACTCGAGCTTCAAGCCTCAAAAACCACTTCAGGCTTCACACGGGAGAGAGACCGTATGGCTGTGACATCTGTGGGAGAGGATTCAGCCGCTCGCAAAGCCTGCGGCTCCACAAACGGAAACACGAGCTGATTCACACTGTGGAATCTGCACTCAGTGTGAGGAATGATGACTTATCACAGAGCGATGATAACTCTCCTATTAATATGtgtataaatgacaaaaatgacctataa